A section of the Microbulbifer pacificus genome encodes:
- a CDS encoding crotonase/enoyl-CoA hydratase family protein, with protein sequence MADHGTQFEYSCFNVSIADHIAHVQLSRPDQMNTMNKAFWKELPELIGKIDGESLARVIVISSTGKHFSAGMDLSVFSDPNAVPMTGDPGRMGENLRRVVMQLQDSLSSLEKSRIPVLVAIHGGCIGGALDMVCAADCRYASEDAFFTIKETELGMTADVGTLQRFPKLVSQGMVRELAYTGRKFSASEAHAMGLVNKVFANQEALIAAVMEIAAQIAANSPLAVVGCKEMLNYSRDHSVEDSLRYMATWQSGMFRQDDMMKSFIAKSQKTQPAFDEVWPIAPLFDQ encoded by the coding sequence ATGGCCGACCATGGAACTCAATTCGAATATTCCTGTTTCAACGTGTCGATCGCCGACCATATTGCCCATGTGCAGCTGTCGCGTCCCGATCAGATGAACACCATGAACAAGGCATTCTGGAAAGAGTTGCCGGAGCTGATTGGAAAAATCGACGGGGAATCGCTCGCGCGGGTGATCGTTATTTCATCCACCGGCAAGCACTTTTCTGCCGGGATGGATCTCTCGGTATTTTCCGACCCGAATGCGGTACCCATGACCGGGGATCCCGGGCGCATGGGCGAGAACCTGCGGCGCGTGGTGATGCAGCTGCAGGACAGCCTTAGCTCGTTGGAGAAATCCAGGATCCCGGTACTGGTTGCCATTCATGGCGGCTGCATCGGTGGCGCGCTGGACATGGTGTGCGCGGCAGATTGCCGTTACGCATCAGAGGATGCGTTTTTCACCATCAAGGAAACCGAGCTGGGCATGACCGCGGATGTGGGTACCTTGCAGCGTTTCCCCAAACTGGTTTCACAGGGAATGGTGCGCGAGCTGGCGTACACCGGGCGTAAATTCAGTGCCAGTGAAGCGCATGCTATGGGGCTGGTGAACAAGGTATTTGCGAATCAAGAAGCGCTGATCGCGGCTGTGATGGAAATTGCCGCACAGATTGCGGCGAACTCCCCGCTGGCGGTCGTGGGCTGCAAGGAGATGCTGAACTACAGCCGGGATCACTCGGTGGAAGACAGCCTGCGCTATATGGCCACATGGCAGTCGGGCATGTTTCGCCAGGACGATATGATGAAATCCTTCATCGCAAAGTCACAGAAGACCCAGCCCGCGT